tcacttcacttctctgggcttcagctacctgatctctaaaatggagattaagactgtgagccccactgggacagggactgtgtccaacctgattagcttgtatccagcacATAGTATGAtgtatggcacagagtaagcacttcgcaaataccataaaaaataggatATTTAGAGGGTTTTGGCATTGAAGGTGATGGCCAGTTTTTGTCAACCATTAATGATGGAGCAAGTGTAGCTGAAGCGTGAATGAGATTAAGGTTAGATTTAAAGAGGAATTTCCTGACAGTGACTTAGTGGTGGAAGGGGACcaagttgtggcatttgttaagcacttacaatttaatcaggttatacacagtccctgcctgacacggagttcacagtctaagtgagaacagatatagaatctccaatttaccgatgaggaaactgaggcacagagaagtgaagtgactcacccaaggtcacacagcaggcaagtggcataactgggatttgaactctgattcccaggactgttttTTTTCAACTATGCCACACTACTTAGTGGATTACATAACCTCTCTACCCCTTTGTTCTAGATTCTCTAGGTTAGAGTCTGAAATTAATCCAATAATAGTGAAGCGGTAATCTTTTTAACAAAAGTGACTTGACAGGCCATTTAAATGCTAACTTGGTAAGAGGTGATATGTTACACTACCTCCATAGATGACAATAAAATGTCAACCAGCCCTTTTAATTAATTTAATCTAAGGAAATACTtcacaaataaaaacaaaacacattaccTGCCTTATATGTTACATAATTGTGCATTTTTCGTAAAGTGGATTATAAAGTCCAGAAAAATGAAGGGAATTGTTTCAGTTCTGTCAACAAACCAGcgatggaaatgggattagaacatgaATTCAACCTTGTATTCTATATTTCAGGCTGCACTTTGGCTCTgttgaacataataagcacttaaagacaaccattattattacaataatagtaataataaatattgcTAAAATTATAATCCTGAAAAATGTGTCTTTCCCCTAGGAAAATAAATGAATCGAGGTGGATTTTGTCCCGAACTAATAGattttctttttgggggggggggcagttctTCAGTTGCAACCCAGTGTCTCAGTTGTTCCCAACTACATCTCTTTCCCATATTTGGTGTCCTCTCTTTTCGGATGTGTGGGTGTCACAGAAATCAACCAAGAAAGTCTCACTGCTCAATGCTGATGTAATGGAAGCCATTGCTTACTTTGATTCCACTATTGCCGAGTTGGAGGGAGACAAGCACTCCAAGGCTTCTGGGAGAGACCCACCAAATGCCGATGTGGATTTTGATGGTAAGTACACAGATCCCACTGAAAACAGAGTTCTAAGGGAGCCAGTGATGGCACCCCAAAAGAGGCACTGAACTTTGGGTAGAATATCTATACTCTGGGGTAACCACCATCCCCACAACTGTCCTCATGAATGTCCCATCCAACAATCTACCTGAAACAATTTCAGCACTggattttcccttctctgtccagtGCATCCATGAGTTTAACAATCCATTACCTGATCTCAGAGAGACACAATGGGACTGAAATAACGGACTGCTAATTAAGAAGCTTTGGAAATTCAAATTGGTACCTTAGTCATAATACAATAATTGATGGCTAAATGGTTCCAATAGAGCCTTCTGCATTCTTGGTGCTCAACAAAGATTACTGCTATTCATCCTAATGCTTAACCCATGTCTACACCCTAATGCTCACCACTCGGTTTAAAATTTGGATTTCTAGAAATTCTACTTATGAAACAGTGTTTTCTTTAGTGGCACCAAGCGATTaaatagaagcagtgtagtctagtggaaagagctcagctctagaagccaggggacctgggttccagttccatcTCTgacaggtgcctgctgtgtgaccttgggtagatcacttaacttctctgtgtctcagtttcctcatctgtaaaatgggattaaaaatctgttccCCCTCACTCTTTAGACTGATCACCCCTTAGACTGAtcgctccatgggggacagggaggactgtgtccaaaatgattatcttgtatctactccagtgctcagcatagttcctggcacatagtaagcgcttaacaaatgccacattaaaTAGCAAACAGAGAGTCCCAGAGTCCCATAGTTGCACTGAAAAGATTTGTTTTTCCTTCCAGAACTCTGGGAAACCTTCCCAAACATATTTCCTCTTGGTCTCCTTTACTCAGCCTTTCCTTTTCCATTAGtaatagcaatggcatttattgagcatctactaggtgcgattccctataataatgatgatgatgatgatgatgactagcaGTTGTTACGTGATTCCTAGATGCCAAGTACGGcgctaagtgctatggtagatataATTGAAtcagatcagtccctgtcccacgtgagactcacagtcttactggggagggagaagcagcgtggctcagtggatagagcatgggctttggagtcagggctcatgagttcgaatcccagctctgccacttgttggctgtgtgactgtgggcaagtcacaacttctctgtgcctcagttccctcatctgtaaaatggggattaagactgtgagccccacgtgggacaacctgatcccccatgtctaccccagcgcttagaacagtgctcggcacatagtaagcgcttaacaaataccaacattattaataggcatttaatccccattttatagatgaggaaactgaagcttagagaaggtAAGCCCTTGGAAAACAACAGAGACAAAACATGGGAAACAGGTACAAGAGTGTATCTTTTAAAGTTCAAGAATATCTTTGAGTTCTCTCTGGTTGTCAATCTTCCTGGGACCGGTTTCCTGCTTTCCAGTCCCACCTGCCGGGCATCTCTTTGACATCCAATAATTGCCTGTTGATCAGACTGACCCAAGCAAGGAGGATTGATGTTTACTGGCAACCACCTCCTCactctctgctttccctcccacagtgGCCACCAGCTCCGGGGAGCACAACCTGCACTCCAACTGGATCCTGCGAGCCCCTCGCAGGTACTCAGAACACATCTCCTCGCTCACCGTGAGGGTGGTTGAGAGCCAACCCCGGAGGAACACGGAGAGGAGAACCTTCAGTACCCAGAGGAGACTCGAGAGGCACCCGATTTACCTGCCGAAAGCCGTGGAGGGGGCATTCAGTACATTAAAATTTAAGCCCAAGGCCTGCAAAAAAGAGTAAGTTCTTGGTAAGGCCttgaggccttctcagattgaaAGCCCTCAGAGTGGCCACCGTGTCTACACCTCATCTAAGGATTTCCTTCCCTGTGCTTAGTGTGATCCAGGCCTGGGGTGAGAagggttctgaacccagctccGTCACaaatcttctgggtgacctttggcaagtcacttgacttctctggccctcagtcatctcatctgtgagacagggattgagactgtgaggtattaataaataccatgacaagTACTAGAATCACAGCTAAGACCCTGACGTAAAACAGCAACTGGCGGCCgccacacactctctccctcagGATAGCTCACCCTGAGGAGATTCTGTAAACATACTGGGTTGAGAATGAAACTGGGGGTTTTCCAAGGGAGTTTCTAACACCACCACTCTGTCATGGTGAAGTCGTGTGCCAGGCAAGCAATATCTCAATTATGTTGGTCAGAAACTGATACCAAAGAGATCCTGCTGATGATGGTATCAGACAACAGCCTCAGAGAAGCCTAATCGCTCCCCACATTTCTCATTCCAGCCTGGTGGCTTCTAAACAGATTCTCTTCAGCTTCAAGTATGAAGATACTACGGAGTGGGACACCACCGAGCCCCTTGTTCCAGGGCTCGTGGAGGCTGCGGTGGAAGGCAGAGACGAGGGAGAGGTCATCTGGGAATCCGCTCCTGACTGTCTACCTCTAGAAAGTCTTTGGGAGCAGACTGTGAGCTGAGTCCCTTTTCTGCTTTCTCCATGAGCCGTACCTCTGGAGGATCTGTAGGTGATTTAATCAGGTGTTCTGCCTGGACTGCAGCTAATTGAAATGTTTCTTTAAAACCACATAAAAATCTGCTTGAAGTGGAGTTTCTCAGGATGGCTGGCCTTCAGCTAACCCTATGTACGCAGTTGCCAAAGAGACCCATTAAGACCTTAATGTGAATGTTCAAGAAACTCAGTGAAAAAGGCTTGGAGACAGGATTGAAGTTCTTTGTGTTCTGGAGGCTACTTGTGTAGGGCTAGGGTGGTGGGCTACAGTGGTAGCCATTATGAAATTTCCTGGTTGACAAGGTAAAGGGACCAAAGGATTCCTGTGGGTGCAACTCAACCTGAGAAGACCCACTGGAGACCTTCCACACATGTCTACAAtcctcattcccttctgctcAGTTCAAGTGAGGTTTCATTTCTTCTATTTCTTCTCGCTGGCCAGCTTGATTTGGAAAAATGCTACAGAGGCTGAAGAGTGATTACTGAGAtcgaatccatcaatcaattgtatttattaagcacttactgcgtgcagagtactgcactaagtgcttgggagggtacaatatatcgGAGTtgctagatgtgttccctgcccacaaggagcttattatgTTATTAGTTCCGAATGTAAAATCAGACAGGCATCTGTGGCTGTACTCTAAGTAATGAGAAATGAATCAAAATATTCCTAAAATGATCTATTCATCTAAATACAATCCCGCTAATAACTCCCATAACGCATAGTCTATGCGAGTTTCTAGCATGTCATTCGTGGCCTGCATTTTAGGGCATTCAACTGTTAGAAATTAGGCTTGTGAATGATTTCCCTATAAAGAGGTGGTTTATGGACTCAAATGGAAATAGGAGAGGTTGTAAAAGTTGTGCATATATAGATTTATGAACTTCAAACTCTGCACATTCAGGGAGTACACATTCAAACATCATGCAGGCAAATTGGCTACAAGGCTAAAAGAGACTTTGAAGATTTGTTTCTTCAAATAACAAAAGATTCAAGGCATTTGAATTCACCCTCAGCCTTTTTAGCTTCCAGTTCAGGGAATAACCAACAGGATTCTGTCAGGCCCTTGTTTAGGAGGCAGAttccagtaagctccttgtgggcagggatggtgtctacctgcTCTAgggcattgttctctcccaagtgcttagtacagtgctctgcacaaagtaagcgctcaataaataccactgattgattgttcatgGAAAGATACTTGATAGTATCGCACCCATTCCCACATCAGAGCCCTTGAGGAGGGTTACAGAGAGTCGCTCTTTGGGAAGAGACAGCCTGGGGCTCTGAAGAAAGGGACTGAGGAGATGCCCACGCTGACCGATTTGGGACACTAGTTATAACCCTCAGGGTATTCAACACCACAATGTTCTGGAGGTCAAAGGCATCCCTGTTGGTACCGCCCCTTTCGACTTCCAAATGCTGATTTCTGAAAAATGATTTTGGTccccagcagcatggcatagtggatagagcccgggcccgggagtcggaagttcatggg
This sequence is a window from Ornithorhynchus anatinus isolate Pmale09 chromosome 20, mOrnAna1.pri.v4, whole genome shotgun sequence. Protein-coding genes within it:
- the C20H13orf42 gene encoding uncharacterized protein C13orf42 homolog, whose protein sequence is MFKKIHSIFHPKAQRQTLVNNSPCYDRTRSAVRLIRSSSMYVVGGGGEKFSESLKKYKSTPGLDSSPYYRQKEEDRAWMYTRTQDCLQYLQDLLALRKKYLNSFKDLKSHPSPEISSASSKSGTGGMKILAQPPPKEGKKSTKKVSLLNADVMEAIAYFDSTIAELEGDKHSKASGRDPPNADVDFDVATSSGEHNLHSNWILRAPRRYSEHISSLTVRVVESQPRRNTERRTFSTQRRLERHPIYLPKAVEGAFSTLKFKPKACKKDLVASKQILFSFKYEDTTEWDTTEPLVPGLVEAAVEGRDEGEVIWESAPDCLPLESLWEQTVS